A single region of the Pyricularia oryzae 70-15 chromosome 4, whole genome shotgun sequence genome encodes:
- a CDS encoding hexaprenyl pyrophosphate synthase: MLRSGASAFRSTTTSTRRWTPTCSECARTVAAVRSPLMPQSIAAYHSSRRRSSAWAAAVSVAGNVVTNAISRATKTDLGIDPLRIVAKEMKFLTGNIRKLLGSGHPSLDRVAKYYTQAEGKHVRPLIVLLMSRATSLCPKAPRQQYIQSAAGIDTSISPIGILGDANPSSSIQALDNQSDLSSHSDPDILPSQRRLAEITELIHTASLLHDDVIDHSESRRGSPSANLEFGNKMAVLGGDFLLGRASVALARLRDAEVTELLATVIANLVEGEFMQLKNTSRDESRPVWSEDALTYYLQKTYLKTASLISKSCRASALLGGADAQTVDAAYAFGKNLGLAFQLVDDMLDYTVSAVDLGKPAGADLELGLATAPLLFAWKNHPELGELVGRKFSKEGDVARAREIVLASDGIEQTRALAQRYAEQAIEAISHFPDSEAKDGLIEMAAKTLKRKK; encoded by the exons ATGTTGCGATCGGGAGCATCGGCTTTCCGAAGCACAACCACCTCAACTCGAAGGTGGACGCCAACATGTTCTGAGTGCGCAAGGACAGTGGCGGCAGTAAGGTCACCATTAATGCCGCAATCGATAGCTGCATATCACTCATCAAGGAGGAGATCTTCGGCAtgggccgccgccgtctcgGTGGCCGGCAATGTAGTCACCAACGCCATCAGCAGAGCCACAAAAACAGACCTTGGGATCGATCCTTTACGTATTGTCGCCAAGGAGATGAAGTTCTTGACCGGCAATATACGAAAGCTTCTCGGATCCGGACACCCATCACTTGACCGAGTCGCGAAATACTATACTCAGGCCGAGGGCAAGCACGTCCGCCCCCTAATCGTGCTTCTCATGTCAAGAGCTACATCTCTCTGTCCGAAAGCACCAAGGCAACAATACATCCAGTCCGCCGCTGGCATCGACACGTCAATATCACCCATTGGAATTCTCGGCGATGCGAACCCGTCCTCCTCGATTCAAGCCCTGGACAACCAATCCGACCTGTCCTCCCACTCAGACCCCGATATCCTACCGTCGCAAAGACGGTTAGCAGAGATCACGGAGCTGATACATACCGCATCGCTCCTGCATGACGATGTCATTGACCACTCCGAGTCCAGGCGTGGGTCACCTTCTGCGAATCTCGAGTTTGGCAACAAAATGGCAGTCCTGGGAGGAGATTTCCTGCTTGGGAGGGCATCGGTTGCGCTGGCACGGCTACGTGATGCCGAGGTCACAGAGCTTCTGGCCACCGTTATTGCAAACCTCGTCGAGGGCGAGTTTATGCAGTTGAAGAACACCTCGCGGGACGAGTCGAGGCCGGTCTGGAGCGAGGATGCGCTGACGTACTACCTGCAAAAGACGTACCTCAAGACGGCGTCGCTGATTAGCAAGAGCTGCCGCGCATCAGCTCTGCTGGGTGGCGCAGATGCGCAAACTGTCGACGCCGCATACGCGTTTGGTAAAAACCTCGGCCTGGCTTTCCAGCTGGTCGACGACATGCTGGATTACACGGTGTCTGCGGTCGATTTGGGCAAGCCGGCCGGCGCGGATCTGGAACTTGGTCTGGCAACTGCCCCATTGCTGTTTGCCTGGAAGAACCACCCGGAGCTCGGTGAGCTTGTTGGACGCAAATTTTCCAAGGAGGGTGATGTTGCAAGG GCACGTGAGATTGTCCTCGCGAGTGACGGCATTGAGCAAACCCGTGCCCTTGCACAGAGGTATGCCGAGCAGGCCATTGAGGCCATCAGCCATTTCCCTGATTCCGAAGCCAAGGACGGCCTGATTGAAATGGCCGCCAAGACTTTGAAACGCAAGAAGTAA